Proteins from a single region of Geothrix sp. PMB-07:
- a CDS encoding ABC transporter ATP-binding protein, producing the protein MIGQPLSIQDLHKTYPGNARPVFDGFALEVEAGSLCALVGVSGVGKTTLLNCVAGLDHWEGGTIRVGGEPVPEGAEARSLYRRRRVGLAFQQPHLLPEFTVRENLRMPLLIDGDVSAEVEAWIGQLLATVGLGDLGERLPNQLSGGQAARAGLARALVRKPALWLLDEPTGNLDPATAEEVFGFLLSLHAELRPTTLLVTHNPGLAERCMRTVRLG; encoded by the coding sequence ATGATCGGACAGCCCCTTTCCATCCAGGACCTGCACAAGACCTATCCCGGCAATGCCCGTCCGGTCTTCGACGGCTTCGCCCTGGAGGTAGAGGCCGGGAGCCTCTGCGCCCTGGTGGGCGTCTCCGGCGTGGGCAAGACCACCTTGCTGAACTGCGTGGCGGGGCTGGATCACTGGGAGGGCGGCACCATCCGCGTGGGCGGCGAGCCCGTACCCGAGGGCGCCGAGGCCCGCTCCCTCTACCGCCGCCGCCGGGTGGGCCTGGCCTTTCAGCAGCCCCACCTGCTGCCCGAGTTCACAGTGCGGGAGAACCTCCGCATGCCTCTGCTCATCGATGGCGATGTTTCAGCGGAAGTCGAGGCCTGGATCGGCCAGCTTCTGGCCACCGTAGGCCTGGGCGATCTCGGCGAGCGGCTGCCCAATCAGCTTTCCGGCGGCCAGGCCGCCCGGGCGGGGCTGGCCCGTGCCCTGGTTCGCAAGCCCGCCCTGTGGCTACTGGATGAACCCACCGGCAACCTCGATCCCGCCACCGCCGAAGAAGTGTTCGGCTTCCTGCTCAGTCTCCACGCCGAGCTGCGCCCCACCACCCTGCTGGTGACGCACAACCCGGGGCTGGCAGAGCGGTGCATGCGCACCGTGCGGCTGGGGTAA
- a CDS encoding PilZ domain-containing protein, producing MAMFGTKKTKSSEGSELVLAYFEEVQRLRVSLSIVDGRGRAVPASLTSVSEDRLAVSPQGPLTVDKGASVDLFFLLDGLRFKASTKLLENKPGLVALDLPSGISLAERRKKPRARLNAREGATAIALTGLFDGVGLNGSIENISEGGLCIRVEKVMEVKTQRKMHMGANVLAVGQPLMLIKLNKLPKCGPIELAGTVAWVDASQGLLVGITFEKGKESLLGPVRSLVSSRTTAIPTSVPMKTRRSQEAPPEPEEPYQRPVARKEPEPVSETPVASAPIPEPPAPEPPPAPKPEPEPEVESSPTPPPDERSLALLRVKKRSRGILLAMPAGPERDAVAGFLSEDGYGRVLLTDTLTNLLEQVEKPGIHLIFVDGGVAELQDLALASLLRHKLADAMPPVVLAEAFVDAELVLGAQETGVAQILVKPYELDTEFQRMIEGHLGLG from the coding sequence ATGGCCATGTTCGGAACCAAAAAAACCAAGTCCTCGGAAGGTTCCGAGCTGGTCTTGGCCTACTTTGAAGAGGTCCAGCGCCTGCGGGTCTCCCTGAGCATCGTGGATGGCCGGGGCCGCGCCGTTCCGGCGAGCCTGACCAGCGTGTCTGAGGACCGCCTCGCCGTCTCGCCCCAGGGGCCCCTCACCGTGGACAAAGGGGCCTCCGTCGATCTGTTCTTCCTGCTGGATGGCCTCCGGTTCAAGGCCTCGACCAAACTGCTGGAGAACAAGCCAGGCCTGGTGGCCCTGGATCTGCCCTCGGGGATCAGCCTGGCCGAGCGACGAAAGAAGCCCCGCGCCCGCCTGAATGCCCGGGAAGGGGCCACAGCCATCGCCCTCACGGGGCTCTTTGATGGCGTGGGCCTGAACGGCAGCATCGAGAACATCTCCGAGGGCGGCCTCTGCATCCGGGTTGAGAAGGTCATGGAGGTCAAGACCCAGCGCAAGATGCACATGGGCGCCAACGTGCTGGCCGTGGGCCAGCCCCTGATGCTCATCAAGCTCAACAAGCTGCCCAAGTGCGGCCCCATTGAGCTGGCGGGCACCGTGGCCTGGGTGGATGCCAGCCAGGGCCTGCTGGTGGGCATCACCTTCGAGAAAGGCAAGGAATCCCTGCTGGGGCCTGTCCGCAGTCTGGTGTCCAGCCGCACCACGGCCATTCCCACCTCGGTGCCCATGAAGACCCGCCGATCCCAGGAAGCGCCCCCCGAGCCGGAAGAGCCTTATCAGCGCCCGGTCGCCAGGAAGGAACCCGAGCCGGTCTCAGAAACGCCTGTGGCCTCGGCCCCCATCCCGGAACCGCCAGCCCCCGAGCCGCCACCGGCGCCGAAACCAGAGCCGGAACCGGAAGTGGAGTCAAGCCCGACGCCCCCTCCGGATGAGCGCTCCCTGGCCCTCCTGCGCGTCAAGAAACGCTCCCGGGGCATCCTCCTGGCCATGCCCGCCGGTCCCGAACGGGATGCCGTGGCCGGCTTCCTCAGCGAAGACGGTTATGGCCGCGTGCTGCTCACCGACACCCTCACCAACCTGTTGGAGCAGGTGGAGAAGCCGGGCATCCACCTGATCTTCGTGGATGGCGGTGTGGCCGAGCTGCAGGACCTCGCCCTGGCCTCCCTTCTGCGGCACAAATTGGCAGACGCCATGCCGCCGGTGGTGCTGGCGGAGGCCTTTGTGGACGCCGAGCTGGTGCTGGGCGCCCAGGAGACAGGTGTGGCCCAGATCCTGGTGAAGCCCTACGAACTGGACACCGAATTCCAGCGCATGATCGAGGGGCACCTGGGCCTCGGCTAG
- the hflX gene encoding GTPase HflX, with product MDASPLRCLLIARQGPEDREDRIQDHLLELAELARSCGFEVQSRRVLKRPQIAPKTFYGSGQLEALAQEAGRHGVTHLICDDELTGSQVNAIEKLTGLICLDRTGLILSIFEQRAQTREAKAQVELARCEYELPRLKGAWTHLERQGGGVGLRGGPGETQIEVDRRMVRTRISQLKRELSHLEQVRKTQRDGRPKGLPRVALVGYTNAGKTSLLKALTGEGEPRDLLFATLDTTTRKAWLGQDFNPETGEGSLEPKHCLVADTVGFIRKLPHQLVAAFRSTLGEVRTADALLVVADAAHPDLEDHLKVVGATLREIGCEPEGIEAQPRLLVLNQVDRLHRPQKLDLKKRHPGAVQSCAIENLGLDEIRLWLRELIPGPAKPRELEAWELPEATPAP from the coding sequence ATGGATGCATCGCCCCTCCGCTGTCTGCTCATTGCCCGCCAAGGCCCCGAGGACCGGGAGGACCGCATCCAGGACCACCTGCTGGAACTGGCCGAGCTGGCCCGCAGCTGCGGCTTCGAGGTGCAGTCCAGGCGGGTCCTGAAGCGCCCTCAGATTGCCCCCAAGACCTTCTACGGCTCCGGGCAGCTGGAGGCCCTGGCCCAGGAGGCCGGTCGCCACGGGGTGACCCACCTGATCTGCGACGACGAGCTGACCGGCAGTCAGGTGAACGCCATCGAGAAGCTGACGGGGCTCATCTGCCTGGACCGCACGGGCCTCATCCTCAGCATCTTCGAGCAGCGGGCGCAGACCCGGGAGGCCAAGGCCCAGGTGGAGCTGGCCCGCTGTGAATACGAACTCCCCCGCCTGAAGGGGGCCTGGACCCACTTGGAGCGCCAGGGCGGGGGTGTGGGCCTGCGTGGGGGACCGGGCGAGACCCAGATCGAGGTCGACCGCCGCATGGTGCGCACCCGCATCAGCCAGCTCAAACGGGAGCTCAGCCACCTGGAGCAGGTGCGGAAGACCCAGCGGGACGGCCGCCCCAAGGGCCTGCCCCGGGTGGCCCTGGTGGGCTACACCAACGCGGGCAAAACCAGCCTTCTGAAGGCTTTGACGGGCGAGGGGGAACCCCGCGACCTGCTCTTCGCCACCCTGGACACCACCACCCGCAAGGCCTGGCTGGGCCAGGACTTCAACCCGGAGACCGGGGAGGGCAGCCTGGAGCCCAAGCACTGCCTCGTGGCCGACACCGTGGGCTTCATCCGCAAGCTGCCCCATCAACTGGTGGCCGCCTTCCGTAGCACCCTGGGAGAGGTCCGCACCGCCGATGCCCTGCTGGTGGTGGCGGATGCCGCCCACCCGGACCTGGAGGATCACCTCAAGGTGGTGGGGGCCACCCTGCGGGAGATCGGCTGTGAGCCCGAGGGCATCGAAGCCCAGCCCCGGCTGCTGGTGCTCAACCAGGTGGATCGCCTGCACCGCCCCCAGAAGCTGGATCTGAAGAAACGCCACCCTGGCGCCGTGCAGTCCTGTGCCATTGAAAACCTGGGCCTGGATGAGATCCGGCTGTGGTTGCGGGAGCTGATTCCCGGGCCCGCCAAGCCCCGGGAACTGGAAGCCTGGGAGTTGCCGGAAGCCACGCCTGCTCCCTGA
- a CDS encoding RNA polymerase sigma factor, translating to MTLRSDKELVAAALEQDLGAFDELMQRYERLVYKVAFNFVHDSETAFDVSQTVFLKAFQRLAQFRHEAQVKTWLMRITHNESIDCLRHHRARGADLDPLEEASPHLAMEAAQERDLLQRDDRAQLSRALARLNERHRLAVILRYFQGLGIQEVALILGCSEGVTKNMLFRSVRTLREALSGSL from the coding sequence GTGACATTGCGATCCGACAAGGAGCTGGTGGCGGCTGCCCTGGAGCAGGATCTGGGCGCCTTTGACGAGCTCATGCAGCGGTACGAGCGGCTGGTCTACAAGGTCGCCTTCAACTTCGTGCATGATTCCGAAACCGCTTTCGATGTGTCCCAGACCGTGTTCCTGAAGGCCTTTCAGCGCCTCGCCCAGTTCCGGCACGAAGCCCAAGTGAAGACCTGGCTCATGCGGATCACCCACAACGAAAGCATCGACTGCCTCCGCCACCACCGCGCCCGTGGCGCCGATCTTGACCCTCTGGAGGAGGCCTCCCCCCATCTCGCCATGGAGGCCGCCCAGGAACGGGACCTGCTCCAGCGGGATGACCGGGCCCAGCTTTCCCGCGCCCTGGCGCGCCTCAACGAGCGTCACCGGCTCGCCGTCATCCTGCGCTATTTCCAGGGACTGGGCATCCAGGAGGTCGCCCTGATCCTGGGCTGCAGCGAAGGCGTCACCAAGAACATGCTCTTCCGCAGTGTGCGCACCCTGCGGGAAGCCTTGAGCGGAAGTCTGTGA
- a CDS encoding MarR family winged helix-turn-helix transcriptional regulator, with protein MQRSAAWTTASLPHAITAVKSRMRQVAWRGLAPFGISPQQYQLIMAMAEKDQRCHGDLAKCTWMDKPTASRTLRILQERGLVRSEVDPTQRRRVLFSLEPKGLAMVDALLEFRRFMREGMEQGLGPAERQQLRALLGSVMDNLDRMEAELSEPAPKKA; from the coding sequence ATGCAACGATCTGCCGCCTGGACCACCGCGAGCCTGCCCCACGCCATCACCGCCGTGAAGAGCCGCATGCGGCAAGTGGCCTGGCGGGGCCTGGCGCCCTTTGGCATTTCGCCCCAGCAGTACCAGCTCATCATGGCCATGGCTGAAAAGGATCAACGCTGCCATGGCGACCTGGCCAAGTGCACCTGGATGGACAAGCCCACCGCCAGCCGGACCCTGCGGATCCTCCAGGAACGCGGGCTCGTGCGCTCCGAGGTGGACCCCACCCAGCGCCGCCGGGTGCTCTTCAGTCTGGAGCCGAAGGGGCTGGCCATGGTGGACGCCCTTCTGGAATTCCGCCGCTTCATGCGGGAGGGCATGGAGCAGGGGCTGGGCCCAGCCGAACGCCAGCAGCTGCGAGCCCTCCTGGGTTCGGTGATGGACAACCTCGATCGCATGGAGGCGGAGCTGAGTGAGCCCGCCCCCAAGAAAGCCTAA
- a CDS encoding ABC transporter permease, with product MALFERTIADRYLKTHHKGAFVRIMVRFARGGTALGVFAMVVTLAVMNGFREEIQATLFSGTAHFTVFHLAGDIPDTQGTLQAIRAVPGVKAASPIRLEKGLLRRTDSEMPPEAVVVKAVDPASAHGTSSIFDTQQPTPIEQLKEGEIVLGKELAQRLGLRIGDTVALVFFRMELGLGGQQPKVAAFKVAATFHSHSSEYDKAWAIIHLGDAMRLARTEGRAEMIEVRAKSIDAIAEVKPRVLEALGPAYQATDLRDSNKSLFAALTVEKWAFAAILSLIVLVAAFNIVASLVLLVTEKRRDLGVLLALGATPRQIQRLFELQGLRIGAVGTAWGLGTSVPLCLILDHFKLLKLPAAVYDFITYMPFRLKLLDIVLVGLFPLLVSWLAARYPAKKAASLDPVDALRAE from the coding sequence ATGGCCCTGTTTGAACGCACCATCGCCGACCGCTACCTGAAGACCCACCACAAGGGGGCCTTCGTGCGCATCATGGTTCGCTTCGCCCGGGGCGGCACGGCCCTGGGTGTCTTCGCCATGGTGGTGACCCTGGCCGTGATGAACGGCTTTCGCGAGGAGATCCAGGCCACCCTCTTCAGCGGCACCGCCCACTTCACCGTCTTCCATCTGGCGGGAGACATCCCCGACACCCAGGGCACCCTCCAGGCCATCCGCGCCGTGCCCGGCGTGAAGGCCGCCTCCCCCATCCGCCTGGAGAAGGGATTGCTGCGCCGCACGGACAGCGAAATGCCGCCCGAAGCCGTGGTGGTGAAAGCCGTGGATCCCGCCAGCGCCCATGGCACGTCGAGCATTTTCGACACCCAACAGCCGACTCCCATCGAACAGCTCAAGGAGGGGGAAATCGTGCTGGGCAAGGAACTGGCCCAGCGCCTCGGCCTGCGCATCGGCGATACCGTGGCACTGGTGTTCTTCCGCATGGAACTGGGTCTGGGCGGCCAGCAGCCCAAGGTCGCAGCGTTCAAAGTCGCTGCCACCTTCCACAGCCACAGCTCGGAGTACGACAAGGCCTGGGCCATCATCCACCTGGGTGATGCCATGCGGCTGGCCCGCACCGAGGGCCGCGCCGAGATGATCGAGGTGCGGGCCAAGAGCATCGACGCCATCGCCGAGGTGAAGCCGCGGGTGCTAGAGGCCCTGGGCCCCGCCTACCAGGCCACGGACCTGCGCGATTCCAACAAATCCCTCTTCGCCGCGCTCACGGTGGAAAAATGGGCCTTCGCGGCCATTCTCAGCCTCATCGTGCTGGTGGCCGCCTTCAACATCGTCGCTTCCCTGGTGCTGCTGGTGACCGAGAAGCGCCGCGACCTGGGCGTGCTGCTGGCCCTGGGCGCCACGCCGCGACAGATCCAGCGGCTCTTCGAGCTGCAGGGCCTGCGCATCGGCGCCGTGGGCACGGCCTGGGGGCTGGGTACCAGCGTGCCGCTGTGCCTGATTCTCGATCATTTCAAGCTCCTGAAGCTGCCCGCCGCCGTCTACGACTTCATCACCTACATGCCCTTCCGCCTCAAGCTGCTGGACATCGTGCTGGTGGGCCTCTTCCCCCTGCTGGTGTCCTGGCTCGCGGCGCGGTACCCCGCCAAGAAGGCCGCCTCCCTGGATCCCGTTGACGCGCTGAGGGCGGAATGA
- a CDS encoding efflux RND transporter permease subunit: MWIVRLALRRPYTTAVMCLLVLMMGVLSIQRMAVDIFPSIDIPVVAVVWQYGGLSPEEMERRVVTISERAMSTTVNGIERIESQSIQGIGLLRVYFQPGTDIGAAIAQISAISGPILRIMPPGMTAPAVIQFNASNVPVVQLAARSDTLPEQQVVDYASNFIRLRLFTIPGLSTPLPYGGKQRQVSVDIDTAKLAARGLSPADVVNALSAENVITPAGSARMGSREIPVLTNSSPASIEEFKGLPLKLVNGAPVLLGDVARVYDGFADQTNIVRINGQRATYLAILKKADASTLAVVDAAKEVLPSIQAAAPKGMELHFDFDQSHFVRAAILDVAKEALASSLLVSLMILLFLGSWRSMLIVCTSIPLAILVGLVGLKLSGQTLNIMTLGGLSLAIGMLVDDATVEVENIHRNQAMGKPLTVAILDGASQIAVPAIVATLAICIVFFPVVLLVGPAKYLFTPLAMAVVFSMLASYVLSRTLVPTMARMLMGHDHPEPESLTGRFNAWREKWLGRLQEAYGRALDQVLHHRVFVLVISIAFLLVSSGLLFGIGRDFFPTVDVGLMKLHVRAPVGTRLEETERLVAQVETEIRALIPASELRSVNSNIGVANAFNMAYMPSDNVTSQDADIFLSLAPEGHHTREHMAKLRTELPKRLPGLSFYFQPADIVSQVLNFGVAAPIDVQIEGPNLKASAEVAQRLKTAMQQVPGAVDVRIKQVTESPAYRVEVDRLSAARVGVAQRDVANGLLVSLSGNGQLAPSYFLNPANGVNYTVVVKSPLASLDSPDRLMGTPFGLPGSANLLQADPFKAAGPGAQTAFQPLSNLASIQRISTPSEINHYTVQRVLDVMANAEGRDLGSVVRDIETQIKALGPLPPPMKIRIRGQNEVMTESFRSLGGGLVIAIALVYLLMVVLFQSWLDPFIIIMAVPGALVGILWMLALTGTTFNVESLMGAIMAVGIATSNAILIVSFANEVRAGNPGLSAVEAALEAGKVRLRPVLMTALAMIIGMVPMALALGEAGSQNAPLGRAVIGGLLMATFVTLFIVPVVYSLLRKKPPTAHLLESKFQREQEGSEA, translated from the coding sequence ATGTGGATCGTCCGACTTGCGCTGCGTCGCCCCTATACGACGGCCGTGATGTGCCTGCTGGTGCTGATGATGGGCGTGCTCTCCATCCAGCGCATGGCCGTGGACATCTTCCCCAGCATTGATATTCCCGTGGTGGCGGTGGTCTGGCAGTACGGCGGCCTGTCCCCCGAGGAGATGGAACGCCGGGTGGTGACCATCAGCGAACGGGCCATGTCCACCACGGTGAACGGCATCGAGCGCATCGAATCGCAGAGCATCCAGGGCATCGGCCTCCTGCGGGTGTACTTCCAGCCCGGCACGGACATCGGCGCGGCCATCGCCCAGATATCCGCCATCAGCGGCCCCATCCTGCGCATCATGCCGCCGGGCATGACGGCCCCGGCGGTCATCCAGTTCAACGCCAGCAATGTGCCCGTGGTACAGCTGGCCGCGCGCAGCGACACCCTGCCCGAGCAGCAAGTCGTGGACTACGCCTCCAACTTCATCCGCCTTCGGCTCTTCACCATCCCTGGCTTGTCCACGCCACTGCCGTACGGCGGCAAGCAGCGGCAGGTCTCCGTGGACATCGACACCGCCAAGCTCGCGGCTCGTGGCCTCAGCCCGGCGGATGTGGTGAACGCGCTCTCGGCGGAGAACGTCATCACCCCGGCGGGTTCCGCCCGCATGGGCAGCCGTGAAATCCCCGTGCTGACCAACTCCAGCCCGGCTTCCATCGAGGAGTTCAAGGGGCTTCCTCTGAAGCTGGTGAACGGCGCGCCAGTGCTGCTGGGGGACGTGGCGCGGGTCTACGATGGTTTTGCCGATCAGACCAACATCGTGCGCATCAACGGCCAGCGCGCCACCTACCTGGCCATTCTGAAGAAGGCGGATGCCTCCACGCTGGCGGTGGTGGACGCGGCCAAGGAGGTGCTGCCCAGCATCCAGGCGGCGGCGCCCAAGGGCATGGAACTGCACTTCGACTTCGACCAGAGCCACTTCGTGCGGGCAGCCATCCTGGATGTGGCCAAGGAGGCCCTGGCCTCCTCGCTGCTCGTCTCGCTCATGATCCTGCTCTTCCTGGGCTCCTGGCGCAGCATGCTCATCGTCTGCACCAGCATTCCCCTGGCCATTCTGGTGGGCCTGGTGGGGCTGAAATTGTCGGGCCAGACGCTCAACATCATGACCCTGGGCGGCCTCAGCCTGGCCATCGGCATGCTGGTGGACGATGCCACGGTGGAGGTGGAGAATATCCACCGCAACCAGGCCATGGGCAAGCCGCTCACGGTGGCCATTCTCGATGGCGCCAGCCAGATCGCCGTGCCGGCCATCGTGGCCACGCTGGCCATCTGCATTGTGTTCTTCCCGGTGGTGCTGCTGGTGGGCCCGGCCAAGTACCTCTTCACGCCCCTGGCCATGGCCGTGGTGTTCTCGATGCTGGCCTCCTACGTGCTGTCGCGCACCTTGGTTCCGACCATGGCCCGCATGCTCATGGGCCATGATCATCCCGAGCCGGAGAGCCTCACAGGCCGCTTCAATGCCTGGCGGGAGAAGTGGCTGGGCCGCCTTCAGGAGGCCTACGGCAGGGCCCTGGACCAGGTGCTGCACCATCGTGTGTTCGTGCTCGTGATCTCCATCGCCTTCCTGCTGGTGAGCTCCGGCCTGCTCTTCGGCATCGGCCGCGACTTCTTCCCCACGGTGGATGTGGGCCTCATGAAGCTGCACGTGCGCGCTCCGGTGGGCACACGGCTGGAGGAGACCGAGCGCCTCGTGGCCCAGGTGGAGACCGAAATCCGTGCGCTCATCCCTGCCTCGGAACTGCGCTCCGTCAACAGCAACATCGGGGTGGCCAACGCCTTCAACATGGCCTACATGCCCAGTGACAACGTCACCAGCCAGGATGCGGACATCTTCCTCTCGCTGGCGCCTGAGGGCCACCACACCCGCGAGCACATGGCGAAGCTGCGGACGGAACTGCCCAAGCGCCTGCCCGGCCTCAGCTTCTACTTCCAGCCCGCCGACATCGTGAGCCAGGTGCTGAATTTCGGCGTGGCCGCACCCATCGATGTCCAAATCGAAGGCCCCAACCTGAAGGCCAGCGCCGAGGTGGCCCAGCGCCTGAAAACCGCCATGCAGCAGGTGCCGGGCGCCGTGGATGTGCGCATCAAGCAGGTGACGGAATCCCCGGCCTACCGCGTGGAGGTGGATCGCCTGAGCGCGGCGCGGGTGGGCGTGGCTCAGCGCGACGTGGCCAATGGTCTGCTGGTGTCGCTGTCGGGCAATGGCCAGCTGGCGCCCTCCTATTTCCTCAACCCGGCCAACGGCGTGAACTACACGGTGGTGGTGAAGTCGCCCCTGGCCAGCCTGGATTCGCCGGATCGCCTGATGGGCACTCCCTTCGGCCTGCCCGGCTCTGCCAACCTCCTGCAGGCCGATCCCTTCAAAGCTGCCGGGCCCGGCGCCCAGACCGCCTTCCAGCCGCTGTCGAACCTGGCTTCCATCCAGCGCATCAGCACTCCCAGCGAGATCAACCACTACACGGTGCAGCGGGTGCTCGATGTGATGGCCAACGCCGAAGGCCGCGACCTGGGCAGCGTGGTGCGGGACATCGAAACCCAGATCAAGGCGCTGGGGCCGCTGCCTCCGCCCATGAAGATCCGCATCCGGGGCCAGAACGAAGTGATGACCGAATCCTTCCGCAGCCTGGGCGGTGGCCTGGTCATCGCCATTGCGCTGGTCTACCTGCTCATGGTGGTGCTGTTCCAGAGCTGGCTGGATCCTTTCATCATCATCATGGCGGTGCCGGGAGCCCTGGTGGGCATCCTGTGGATGCTGGCGCTCACCGGAACGACATTCAATGTCGAATCGCTCATGGGAGCCATCATGGCCGTGGGCATCGCCACCTCCAACGCCATCCTCATCGTGAGCTTCGCCAACGAGGTGCGCGCGGGGAACCCCGGGCTCAGCGCCGTCGAAGCGGCCCTGGAG